The genomic window CttggagctggcacagcacagcatggAGCGTGGCgtggcacagcatggcacagcacaCAGAGTGTGGCACTGTGGCACAGCCGGGGACAAGTGTctggcatggcacagcacaCCGCGGCTGGCACGGGGCCCTTGTCCCCCCCTGGCTCCGTGCTGGCTCGAGCAGAGTCGATGACACGCCGAGGGATTTAGAGCTAAATCCGCCAACTGAGCGGCCGCGATTAGAGCCGAGCTGCTGGTACCAGCCCAGAGATCAGCGtggggagggatggaaggagctgtgccagccccagtgCCATCCCGGTGtctgccagccccactgccagcaTCAGCTCCAGTGCCAGTGTCAGCAGCAGCCCTCCAGCCCTGAGCCACCCTGGGGGTCTGAGGTGTCCCTTGTCACTGTCCCGGGGCAGTGGAGCCACTCTGGAGCCACCACGCCCCGCCCCACTCCCTGgccccactgcagccccagTGGGCTGGATGTGAGGCAGTGTTAGCACCATCCCCACAGGCTGCCGGTGCCCCACAgtgccctgcccaccctgcatCACCCCCGGGCCTCCTTCTGCaccctgctctgcactgtgcACCCTGCTCTGCATCATCTCCTGCACCCCTGCTCTGCACCCTGTACCCTGCCCTGTACCCTGCTCTGAaccctgcagcctgctctgaaCCCTGCTCTGAaccctgcagcctgctctgaaCCCTGCATCCCATTCTGAACCCTGCACCCTATTCTGCACCCAGCAGCTCGTTCATAATCTCCTGCACCCTGGTGTGAACCCTGCACCTCGTTCTGAGCTCTGCAACCTGTCTTGCACTATGCACCCTGCTATGCATCACCTCCTGCACCCCGTCCAGCATCCCTGCTCTGAACCCTGCACCCCTTTCTGCACCCTGTACCCCATTGTCTCCTGTACCCTGAACTCTGCTCCCCACTGTCTCCTGCACCCTGACCCCTGCTCTGCACCCTGCACCTCGCCCCCCACCATCTCCTGcacccctccctgcagccccctccaTCCACcaccctgtgcccagcctgctCCGGGTCCTGCCCTGCCCGGTGGGTGCCAGCCGTGCCCCCCTTCTCTCCTACCTCCATCCACTGGCCCTGGGACTGcatcagcagcaggacacaggggTCCGACTTGTTGAGGGTGTCTCTGTCCAGGAGGTGTTTACAGCTGACCCGCAGCTCCACCTTGGAGAGCACGGCCAGCGGTGCCTGCGGGCACGGCTCGGGCACGGTGCCCATGCCGGCCGGGCGTGCCGGGGGACCGGCGGCCCCGTGTGCGAAGGGCATGGGGGGCGAGGGGGGCGAGGGGGGCGGCCGCTGCCTCGGGCGCCGTCAGGGAGCCGGGCAGGTGCCCGTCATGCCCGGGGCACGGTGCCCCGCGGTGCCAGGCACGGCCCCGGTGGCAGGacagggacccccgggaccctCTCCGGGGCGGGGTGACCGGTTCTGGTCCCGATGGCTCCGCGGGGCCCTGCAAGGCATCAAAGCACAGTGGGGTGAGCGGGAGCACTGCCCGAGTGCCCCCAAATCCCGGCCAGCGCcatgggcactgctggggggGTTCCCGCGGTCCTGCAGGGCCgtgcccagctctgtcccagccccagcccaggggcaggTTGTGTCCCGAGGGGAAAGGGGACCTAAGTGGGGTGGGGTACCCACCCTGGGGTGCCCCGTGTGGGGCTGTGGAGTGGAAACCCCTGCGGGTGGCACCCCCAGCCCGGGCAGGGCTCTCCGGAGGGGAGTGGGGACATCAACTCCGTGTCTGTGCCACCAGGTGATGGAttcccccagtgctggggacgCCGTCCATCCTCCCCCCGGAGGCTAACACCGAGCCAGGCGATGCTGCCGGGTCAGCGAGGGGCTCTGCCAgtcccggccccgctccggggCTTGTCCCTCCACCTGCAGGGTGccgggctggggcagggcagagcccacCTGTGCCCTCTCCTGCCCGGCCAAAGTTTCCTGGGGAAGTCATGCAGCGCCCCGGCCCTCCCCGGCACGTGGTGCCCCAGCTCCGGTGGGCACCGTGCCCCTCCCCGGGATCGCGGGCACCCCTTGGCATCATCCACGGCTCGGTGGAGGGGACAGCGGCTCCCACCCTGCCCATCGCCCCCTCACCTGGGTGCTggaggccagggctggggcacggcggggcaggggctgctcgGGGTGCCGGTGTGCCCGGTGTGCCGGTGTGCCCGCCGGAGCTGCTGCCGCTGCCACCTCCACACAACTGACTCAAGCTGCAGCTCGGGAGCGGAGCCCTAAGAGGGAGATGGATGACAAGCTCCGTTAACTGCTTCGCTGCCGGCTCCGGAGCGGAGCCCACCCTGTTGAGGTCCCCAGGGTCCCCAACACCgctggctgtgccaggacaggAACTCTCGCCCCAAATGAgactccctggcacagccacagccccccaccctccccagctgctcccctggggTACCCGAGGCCACCTTGGTCCTGGCACCCCACACTCTGAGCCAACAGCCCAAGCACCAGGGCGGGGTCCCCCAAACCCTCCGGGTGCCCTCCCCACATGCTGGAGCATCCAGACCCACATTCCCTGCACACGGAGCCCCACATGCTGAGCCCCCAGCTCGGGACCCCCTCCCACCCCTGTCCcgccagcactgctgcttgaCTGCGGTGCTGTCAACCCAGCTTTAGGGAAGATGATGTAATTAGCTCAAATTTGGAGGGATTAAAATGCAGATAGGGCTAACAAGCACGAGGGCAGCGCAGGGCCCGGGCTTCGGGAGCTAATCCCCAGCCTGTCTGGCAGAAATAGGCCACTCTCCTCCCCACTCCCCGCACAGCCCGGCTCGGTGGGGCAGGAGGCACGGGACACAGCGGGACACCTCACCGGGCACACCTTGCCTCTTTGAACCGCCCAGATCCAcgcagctgtgccagggctccagCACCGAGTGCCCcacctcatcccatcccatccttcCCAGAACTCATCAATGGGCTGGCCGagtgctcctggagcagctctggtgccACCAACACATCCCAGTGACCCCTCAGccccctgcccaggcacagccagacCCTGGCATCCAAACAGCCACAAGGACCTGCCAGAACCCCGTTTCTCCTGTGGTGCCACTTGaagtatcacagaatcacttgGGTTGCGAAGACTCTAAGTTCAGTTCACcctcttcccagcactgctgaggccaccaCAGTGGCCCCAAGTGCCACACCTACCATGGGACAGCCTTTAAGCCATGAAGAAATAGCTAAAAGGGCCCCAAAACTGTAGCAGGGGCTCAGCCAAGGGCCAGGAGTGCCAGATGGCAGAGAAGCAGAGTCCAGCCCTGGGACTCTGCTCCATCCAAGGCCAGCTGAAGGGCTGGGCCACACCTTGCTCCTGCTGTAGCCCcccaaaagcaaggaaagatCCCCATGTGGGCAGCACCTGAATGACCCTCACCATGACACCCAACTTGTACAGCTTTGCCTCACAGAGAAGTGTGGAAATCGTCAAACCAGGAATACTGGCAtgaaaggcagggaagggggCAGCAGAAAAAGCTGCCAAAAACCCCTAAAGCCCCTCAGAATCAGAGCAGAaggcagcccaggctgcagccctgccaaggcagAGGAGTGGGCACAAGGCAGGTGTTTAACTCGCTTCCAGGGAAATGTGGAGCCTCCAATCACAGCAAACGAGGCTTCCCACGCTCGAACACATCCCTGTACCGCCACGGGCACACGGCTCCGCTCCGTACATGTGCCCCAAAACCACAGCACACTCGGCTCTCTACGGCTTTTTATTGACAGTTCTGGGGAGAACAGttcatttcttcttctccaCGTCCTGCTCCGCCGCTTCCTTGGCGCGCTTGGCGCGGATGCCGAAGAGGCGGGCGTTGGCCCGGGCCATGCGAAGGCTGGCAAAGGCCTTGAAGTTCTTCTCATCTTCTGAGATGACACGCGCCTTCTCCCGCTTGAAAACCTGCAGAGAGAGCGCCAGACAGTCACAGCCTGCCCCTCGGagccctgctgcttcccacagtTATCCCAGCGAGGAGCAGAGCGGAGCGCTCGTGCCATCTACAGGCCCTGCCCTCAGCCTGCTCCGTTCCCGCTGGCTCCTCGTGCTCCAGCAAGGAGTACACTGGAGCAGGAATACAAACAAGCACCACGGGAAACCTGAGGTAGGTTTCACAGAATTGCAGCACTGTTAAGGTTGGCAAAGACCTTTAATAGCAAGCCCAACCgtcagcccagcaccaccattGTTACCACTAACCACGTCCTCAAGTGCCACGTCTACCTGTTTTCTGAACTTGCAAGGGTGAGgattccaccactgccctgtgcagctgcaTGGACAGCCTGATCCATGGAGccattttcctaatatccaacctaaacctcccctggcacagcctgaggctgctTCCTCTCCTGTCACTTGTCACCTGAGAGGAGAGCCCGaccctcctccctgctccaccctcctgtcagggagctgtaggGAATGACCAGAGGTTTGTGACACTAGTGAGAGCAGAGAGGATCTAGGGACAAACGGTGACCACAGAACCTGCCTGTGCACTCCTACCCCAGCTAAACCCAAAGCACCCTCAATTTCACAGTTCTCTCAAAGACTAATTCCTGGGGGTTTTTTGATCCAGGATGTGCAATGCCTGGAGACAGCCACCCTGAAGCTGCGAGACAGCAAAGAGAGAACCCTCTCCCCAATCAACCTCAATCACATCACACAGAGAACAGGATTAAATGACACTTACATTCTTGATGGGCATAACAGGTCCTGTGAGCTGAGTGGCCATCTTGAGTTCCTCTGGCTGCACAACAGAAGATGAGAACGTTAGAAGAACAGAATTTAAACTTCTCTGGCTAAAATCTCAGCTATAGCACAGTCTGTATATGCAGGTACCCAGCTTAAACGTGGTGCTAATGATCCTGACAGGAGCTTTAACACCAAACGGTAACGAgcacagcacttcagaaaatttgGCACTGATGAGCTGCACTGGCAACCCACGCTGTGCCCAAATCCGGCCAGAGCAGCAGCggccctcagctctgccagctgggacAGCTTTGACACCAACTGTGCTGTTCTCAATTTACACAGGATCACAAGATCACCTAGGCTGGAAAGATCTCTATcattatcaagtccaacctcTGCCTGATTCCCACcctgtcaccagcccagagcactgagtgccacatccattccctccctggacacctccagggatggggactccaaacctctctgggcagctctttccaatgtctgaccaccctttccaggAAGCaattcctgatatccaacctgaaccacCCTCCCTGGTACAAActgaagccattccctgagcctccttttctctaggCGGAGCCCCCACAGCTCATGTACACCCAACACGTTTCTCAGCAACTCCTTCCCAGGTTGATTCCAGCTTTTTGTCAGAGCACTTCATCAGACAAGGATAACTGAACGTTTACTGAGTACAAGTGACTTCCAGCAAAAACATCTGAATCAGTGTTTCAGCTCGAGgcccttcctccctgctctgaaGATGGAGTTAAGCAGCTTGGAGCTGCCAGATTCCCCACAAGATAGGAGGACAGTCTGAACTCAACCTTGTGTTCCCTGGATCTACTGGCAGCAGAACCAGggaacacagctctgctctgatcCTGGAGaggttttaatgaaaaccaTTTTTGAATGTCAATAACAATTGCCTTCTGGAGCCTGCctggcacacagctctggagccaCTCACAGCCTGTCCCTCAGCCTTCCACTGGCAGGACTGACTCCAAGGGCAATTTCCAGCCCTTGTGACAATTTAGCTCTCTAAACCAAAACTCAACTGGCTGAGTAAGGATCAAAGCTCCAGCAATCAGCACCAAAAcatgccagcagctgctcagccaaATGCCTGGCTATAGTGCCACTGCAACCCAGAGTGCCTCGTTAGACTTGACCCTGCCAGGCCTGGCCTTGTGCCAGGCCCAGAACCATGGGGTTCCTATGATGGGAGAAGGCTCAGGAGCTCTGTCTGACACCAAACCACGCAGAACAGGACACATTTCCAGCAGTCAGACACTCACAGAGCTGTCTCCCTTCTTGGGCATGGCTGGCTTCCTCGGGAAGAGGATGAGCTTGGAGTGGTACTCCTTCAGCCTCTGCACGTTGGCCTGCAGGGACTCGGTGGACTTGTTCCGTCTCCGCGGATCCACGGAGATCCCAATAGTCCGGGCAAACTTCTTGTTGATGCCAGCAagctgaggagagagaagagtGGTGTCAGCATGATCccaccagccaggcagggatccaagcacagccagcagggatgCAGGGTCTGGAGAAAGGCTGAGGGCATCAGCTGAGGGAACAACTACACCAACAAAGGGTGTCCTGGTGAATCTTGGTGCTTAAAATGTTCCTCAGGCTGATTTTTGCAGGTGGATTTCCCTAGAAGAGCAAAGTGCACCCCCTGTGGGACACATTTAACCTTGGATTCAGACGTTTCTGAGTCAGCTCATGGACAGCTCTGGCTCACTGAATACTAGGAGCTGCATTACAtcaggattttttccctaaCCATCTGAAACAAcattaaacaattatttttttttactaacttaaacaaaaaactcattttcattttgaagacTAACAGCTGCATCCTACTTTGTGTTCTGCCATTACcccaaaattaaagaaaataagtaattaaGTATTTGGCACCCAGAAGAACAATTTCCCTGTCTCAGTGCACCAATTTCAgttataaatgttttaattaagaCACTGAACCAGGCACAGAGGCAGTTGGTGGCTGTCAGTGAGTCCTGATGTAGAATCTGATCACAGATACACAGTGGGCAGCCCTGCAGACCAGCTCAGCACACCTGGGCAGCTCACAGGGACAAGGAATGGAGAACAGGAAACACTTCCCACATTAATCCAGCTGTTTGGACTAATCCAACTATTATTAccctgagaagctgtgctgAATGGTTCTTCCTCCTGGTACAATATCCCTTGCTACTCTTAAAACTAAATTGAGCTGGGTTTATTTGGTCCTCAACATGGAAACATTGgctaaaatatttagaattagcacaaaaatgtttcataaagAAACAATTTAACAAAGGTGATCTTAATCTTCCCATTCCCCCAAAAAAGTTTAGGAGCCTCAAGGCTGTTTTAGAATTCAAATTTCATAGAACCTCTGAATAGGCTGGGTcggaagagactttaaagatcttttcaaagggtagggacaccttccactatctcaggttctccaagccctgtccaacctggccttgggcacttccaaggatggggcagccacagctccttagggcactctgtgccagggcctgaccaccctcacagggaataatttattctgtgtaTCCAACCTTGATTTCCCCTATTTCAGCTcgattttaatggaattttaaatGACAGTCTGACCAGATAAACAGACATTTACCTTATGTACACACCTGAGGAAGTCACCTTGTGCAGgacaggagaagcagctgagctcagactttattataattttttgaACTGATGCTCTGTACTTACTTTAagctcctccaggctgaagcCTCTGCCAGCACGGACTTTTTTGTGGTATCTGATTGTAGGGCACCTCACGATGGGCCGGATGGGCCCAGCCACGGGGCGGGGGGCGATGCGGCGAGCCTTGGCCTGGCGAGCCTTCCTCCTGGAATGGCAGGATCACACCATCCTTCAGCGTGGGAATTACCTCTGAGtcactgagtccaacctgtgTCTGACCCCCACATTATCCCCACTGGGTGCAgcatccagcccttccttgggacagccccagggatggggacgccaaacctccctgagcagcccctgccaaggcctgacttccctttccaggaagaaattcctcctgatgccCAACCGgagcctcctgcagcacagcttgaggctgttccctctcctcctgtccctgttccttggcagcagagcccagacccccctggctgtcccctcctgtgccTCCTTGTCTCCAGGCTGAGGAGATCCCCAgatgctcctggtgctccagacccttcccagctccattcccttctctagacacatcccagctcctcaaTGTCTTGCACTGAGGAACCAAACATAACCTCAGAGTCCCAGGTGTGcatcagcagtgccagcacaggggacagacACTGCCCCgctcctgctgctcacaccACGGCTGGTCCAACCCAAGTGTCACTAGCCTCCTGCCCACCTGTGACAGCCACGGCATCTCTATCGCCTGTGCCACTCCTGCCCTCGCAGGGAggcatctcctgctgccctgagcGGCCGCTGCCATCAGAGACCCAGGGAAGAGCGTTCATCACTGTGGATGCAGCGATTCCGGAGATGTCTCATCACTTGGCTGCGGCTGGCAGCGGCTCGCCCCGACCGGGGAACGTCTATAAACAAATCCACGGCGCCCTGGCTTCGGAAGCCGCCCCGCAGCAGCCGGGAAAGCTCCGGGACTCACCTGCGGAGCTTGCGGGCGGGCTGGTTGAACCAGGTGGCGACTCGGCGCTGCCAGTCCTTGTGGAAGTGGGGCTTCAGGATCATCCCATTGCGGCTGGGCGCCATGGCTGCGGCCTGCGGACACGGGCACGGTTAACGCGGGGACACCCGACACGCCCCCAAGCCCATGCCCGGCCCCATCGGCGCCCCCGGAGCCTCCCCCACGGCCCCGTGCGAGGCTGTGGCGGCGGCGAGCGCGGCCCCGGCGGGCGGATGGTGGCGGATGGAGCCCCCGGCCCTCACTCACCTCCCGCCACGACAATGGCGACCGGAAAGGAAGCGCTGGCGCGGCGGCACCGGAAGTGCCCCGGCGGCGACCAATGGGCAGCGCGGGAGCGGCACGAAAGGGGCAGGGCCAGCGAGGGGCGGTAGCGATTTAAAGGGGCCGCGCACAGCGGCGCGAACGGGGACACGcggggacacacacacacgggACACACACACGCGGGGACACACACACGCGGGGACACACACACGCGGGGACACAGGACCGCAGCCAGGCTCGATCGGCAGCAGCAGCTCGGTGCCCCCTCcgtgcccagcagctcctgggcaggggaaTGGGACGGACACTGGGCAGGAGTTGCGTGGATCCCAAATCCCCGAGGAACCCCCATCCAAGCCTAGGGCAGGATCCCTGCTCCCCGCCCTTCTGGGGCAGCAGCATTATCTCCCAtgaagcaggagagggaggggggaaTTCTGTGCCCCTGGGCAGTTGCCAGGTGCCACAGCAGTGGGATCCACAGCCTTTGCCTGGGAACAATGGCACAGCGGTGCTGGCAGCACCCCAAAAGCCACCAAGGACCCTGTGCTGTGCCCCCACTGCACCACTCCCACCCTCACCTCCACAGAAATGAACTCCCCTCCCTACAAAGGTTTTGtgagttattaaaataaaagaacacttaaaatttcatctgctgctggaaaggaaattTGAAGAGTGAGACTGGGAAGCAACAAACAAGTTTGGAATTTAAACATCCAGACAGCAACatccaaaatgtaaaaaactACTTGTGTCCCTGAACTCAAGGGAAATCACTCCCCAGGTACTGAGAAACCCCAGGGCAcgagctgggacaggggagaaGACACAGTGCAGAACATCTTCACGTTCTCAGGGAAGTGGGaggctcccagctccagcctgaccCGGAACAGGAGCCTGGGACTGTGACAAAGGCCCTGGGAGCTGTCAGAGCACAGGCTTGGGCTGGGGTCTCTCAGCTCACAGACAGTCCTGAAGGAATAACTCCAGACAATAACCCTTCCTAAAAGATGCAGCcagccagggcactgcaggcagcaacAACCACTTTAATGCTTTCTCTGATGAACACCAGACAACCCTGTCTGCAGGGCCCGTTTTGCAGCAGCCAAGAGGATgaagaagcagcttttcctgagGATTCCCAATAAACACACCTGCTTTTGCTGGATTTCCAAGAGCACCTCTCCAGCTCAGAACCAGCAGTTCAGAACAGCCTTCCCACGTGTGCTCAGAGTCACACCCTCTGCACAGGTTTCCATGTcccactgctgagctctgcacagTTTTGCCTCAACCTCTGCTTAGGAAACACTTGCTGTAAAAACTGGACATAAATTATTGACCAGGGAGAAGGAGGCCCTTGTCCTGTACCACTCCACAGCTCTAATGAGCTTCATGTGTGCCAAAATGCCCCCGGAGCCTGACACATTgtacacacacagcagcacGTTGTGGGCAGTTTATTCCAGCCAGGGCTGTTTGTGTGTTGTGTTCAAGGGT from Parus major isolate Abel chromosome 11, Parus_major1.1, whole genome shotgun sequence includes these protein-coding regions:
- the RPL13 gene encoding 60S ribosomal protein L13, with the translated sequence MAPSRNGMILKPHFHKDWQRRVATWFNQPARKLRRRKARQAKARRIAPRPVAGPIRPIVRCPTIRYHKKVRAGRGFSLEELKLAGINKKFARTIGISVDPRRRNKSTESLQANVQRLKEYHSKLILFPRKPAMPKKGDSSPEELKMATQLTGPVMPIKNVFKREKARVISEDEKNFKAFASLRMARANARLFGIRAKRAKEAAEQDVEKKK